One window of Paludibacter propionicigenes WB4 genomic DNA carries:
- a CDS encoding WG repeat-containing protein, which translates to MKRHLKLITSFLLIIFLTACSSSTKETEVIDLLPVCNGNIYRYINPGGKIIINPQFKESSVFRDKLALVQIFGTKPSWGFITEDGNFAIKATYKEATVFSEGIAWVIPEFGAPQAISTKGDTIFKLPQAKSVRIFKNGLAAFSISMDSLNQKWGFVDKNGTVKISPQYSTVRNFSDGKCAVANAAGEWGYIDATGKQIINYQYTNAGDFESGKAIVSSGRSWGVIDETGKYSINPVFQEMRNDNADQYRVKQNNKWGWCNQNGKMFIEPQFNDVEPFGDNDLAPVKQGDKWGYINKSGKMIIDPQFDSALPFNGNIAWAMIGGKGGFIDSKGKYVIQPLYDGISDDYKSYVLTGSSKFETVTSDYFDSEAIINRLKKDITINTVSGLNFSSPLSVIYAKFKKTEADFNKSSSEHKIIAAERLSNDATLDFFLLGNPWNEKYNGNFGFSYTLKPSYKHVGFTYRIKVTGKSVGREAAVLKSMETVLSGYTKDVKHSGENVCILQSKSQLIVMLAQPGIIIVAVYPVTPENLQMVDLNYGNGMEADSTAMSADSLVSKVKKP; encoded by the coding sequence ATGAAAAGACATTTAAAACTAATCACTTCTTTTTTGTTGATTATTTTTTTGACGGCGTGCAGTTCGTCTACAAAGGAAACTGAGGTAATTGATCTACTTCCGGTGTGTAATGGGAATATTTATCGGTATATCAATCCGGGTGGAAAGATTATCATTAATCCGCAATTTAAAGAATCATCTGTTTTTAGGGACAAACTGGCATTGGTGCAGATTTTCGGTACTAAGCCTTCGTGGGGTTTTATCACTGAAGACGGAAACTTTGCCATAAAAGCAACGTATAAAGAAGCTACAGTTTTCAGTGAAGGCATCGCCTGGGTTATCCCCGAATTCGGAGCACCTCAAGCAATCAGCACTAAGGGGGATACAATATTCAAATTGCCGCAGGCTAAATCTGTACGGATTTTTAAAAACGGATTGGCTGCATTCAGCATTTCTATGGATAGCCTAAATCAGAAATGGGGGTTTGTGGACAAAAATGGTACTGTGAAGATTAGTCCGCAATATTCTACTGTTCGTAATTTCAGCGATGGGAAATGTGCTGTTGCTAATGCAGCCGGCGAATGGGGATACATTGATGCAACAGGAAAGCAAATCATAAATTATCAATACACAAATGCCGGAGATTTTGAGTCCGGCAAAGCCATTGTCTCGTCAGGAAGAAGTTGGGGAGTGATAGATGAAACCGGAAAATACTCTATTAACCCCGTATTTCAGGAAATGAGGAATGACAATGCTGATCAATATCGGGTAAAACAGAATAATAAATGGGGTTGGTGCAATCAAAATGGTAAGATGTTTATCGAACCGCAATTCAACGATGTTGAGCCATTCGGCGACAATGACCTTGCTCCGGTAAAGCAGGGTGATAAGTGGGGATACATTAATAAGTCCGGAAAAATGATTATCGACCCGCAGTTTGACTCCGCATTACCTTTTAATGGAAATATTGCCTGGGCGATGATAGGTGGAAAAGGAGGATTTATTGATAGCAAAGGAAAATACGTTATTCAACCACTTTATGATGGCATTTCTGATGATTATAAATCTTACGTATTGACCGGTTCTTCAAAGTTCGAAACTGTCACGTCTGATTACTTTGATTCGGAAGCTATTATTAATCGACTAAAAAAAGACATTACTATTAATACGGTATCCGGATTGAATTTCAGTTCTCCTTTGTCGGTCATTTATGCCAAGTTTAAAAAGACTGAAGCTGATTTCAACAAAAGCAGTTCGGAACATAAGATTATTGCAGCCGAAAGATTATCAAACGATGCAACACTGGATTTTTTTCTGCTCGGAAACCCATGGAATGAAAAATACAACGGCAACTTTGGATTCTCCTACACGCTGAAACCATCCTATAAACATGTAGGGTTTACCTATCGTATTAAAGTTACCGGAAAATCGGTCGGAAGGGAAGCGGCTGTACTTAAATCTATGGAAACGGTTTTGAGTGGATACACTAAAGATGTAAAACACTCCGGTGAGAATGTATGTATTCTCCAAAGTAAGTCCCAATTAATAGTCATGTTGGCACAGCCCGGAATTATTATTGTGGCTGTTTATCCTGTTACACCTGAAAATTTACAGATGGTAGATTTAAATTATGGGAATGGAATGGAGGCCGATTCTACGGCAATGTCTGCAGATTCATTAGTTTCTAAAGTAAAAAAGCCCTAA